In Phyllostomus discolor isolate MPI-MPIP mPhyDis1 chromosome 3, mPhyDis1.pri.v3, whole genome shotgun sequence, a single genomic region encodes these proteins:
- the LOC114490694 gene encoding ferritin light chain-like, whose protein sequence is FQLTVSSHICQNYSTEVEAAVNHLANLHLWASYTYLSLGFYFHCEDVALETMSHFFGVLAQKKLEDSKHLLKLQDQSSGKWDDSQDAMEAAMVFEKNLNQAFLDLHALGSTHMDPHLRDFPEKHFLDGEVKLIRKMSGHLTNILRPVGPGAGLGECLLKGSPSNTTRRLWSPETLRHPSAFPWHLASA, encoded by the coding sequence TTCCAACTAACAGTGAGCTCCCACATTTGTCAGAATTACTCCACCGAGGTGGAGGCTGCCGTCAACCACCTGGCCAACCTGCATCTATGGGCCTCCTACACCTACCTATCTCTGGGCTTCTATTTCCACTGTGAAGATGTGGCTCTGGAGACCATGAGCCACTTCTTTGGAGTGTTGGCCCAGAAGAAGCTGGAGGACTCCAAGCATCTCTTAAAGCTGCAGGACCAGTCCAGTGGTAAGTGGGATGACTCTCAGGACGCCATGGAAGCTGCCATGGTCTTTGAGAAGAACCTGAACCAGGCCTTTTTGGATCTACATGCCCTGGGCTCTACCCATATGGACCCTCATCTCCGTGATTTCCCAGAGAAACACTTCCTGGATGGGGAGGTGAAGCTCATCAGGAAGATGAGTGGCCACCTGACTAACATCCTCAGGCCAGTCGGCCCCGGAGCTGGGCTGGGCGAGTGTCTCTTGAAAGGCTCACCATCAAACACAACTAGGAGGCTTTGGAGCCCAGAGACTTTGAGGCACCCATCTGCATTTCCCTGGCATCTGGCTTCTGCCTGA